A region of Roseobacter litoralis Och 149 DNA encodes the following proteins:
- the dctP gene encoding TRAP transporter substrate-binding protein DctP, protein MNKYLSGAAVAAISFAFVSEAAAREWNVSVWGKRRAFTEHVEKLAELVAEKTGGEFTMNVSYGGLSKNRENLDGISIGAFEMAQFCAGYHPDKNRVITVLELPFLGVENLEQEVAVANAVYAHPAATEEMAQWNAKLLMTSPMPQYNIVGTGEPRDELAEFEGMRVRATGGLGEAFKTVGAVPTSVTATEAYQAMQGGVVDTVAFAQHAHLSFGTINQADWWTANLNPGTVNCPVVVNIDAYESLSDAHRDALDSSVGEAIDFYLSNYAELLERWDSVLAEKEVQKVEIAPDVIAAFQAKAGTPNHEAWIAEMEAQGLPGQELYDLVVSTLAEAKGGS, encoded by the coding sequence ATGAATAAATACCTAAGTGGGGCGGCCGTTGCTGCCATCAGTTTTGCATTTGTGTCCGAGGCAGCTGCCAGGGAATGGAATGTGTCGGTCTGGGGCAAACGTCGCGCGTTCACAGAACATGTTGAAAAACTGGCCGAACTTGTTGCGGAAAAGACAGGTGGCGAATTCACCATGAATGTCAGCTACGGCGGCTTGTCGAAAAACCGCGAGAACCTTGACGGAATCTCGATCGGCGCGTTTGAAATGGCGCAGTTCTGTGCGGGCTATCATCCGGATAAAAACCGGGTGATCACCGTGCTTGAATTGCCCTTCCTCGGCGTTGAGAACCTTGAGCAGGAGGTCGCGGTGGCCAATGCGGTCTACGCACACCCGGCGGCAACCGAAGAGATGGCGCAATGGAACGCCAAGCTGCTCATGACCTCGCCGATGCCGCAGTATAACATCGTTGGAACCGGCGAGCCGCGCGACGAACTTGCTGAGTTCGAAGGCATGCGCGTGCGTGCAACAGGTGGTCTTGGTGAAGCGTTCAAGACGGTTGGTGCGGTGCCGACATCCGTGACGGCAACCGAGGCCTATCAGGCGATGCAAGGGGGCGTGGTGGACACGGTCGCTTTTGCCCAGCACGCGCATCTGAGCTTTGGCACGATCAATCAGGCGGATTGGTGGACGGCGAACCTCAACCCCGGCACGGTGAACTGCCCGGTGGTGGTGAACATCGACGCTTATGAGTCATTGTCGGATGCGCATCGTGACGCGCTGGATTCCTCGGTGGGCGAAGCGATCGATTTCTATCTCTCGAACTACGCTGAGCTTCTGGAGCGTTGGGATTCGGTTCTCGCGGAAAAAGAAGTGCAGAAAGTCGAGATTGCTCCGGACGTGATTGCGGCTTTCCAAGCCAAAGCGGGCACGCCAAACCATGAAGCGTGGATCGCGGAAATGGAAGCGCAAGGCCTGCCCGGACAAGAGCTGTATGACCTTGTCGTCAGCACATTGGCAGAAGCCAAGGGCGGTAGCTAA
- the acs gene encoding acetate--CoA ligase: MPDTKNAPKAYPPSADMVANAHVTLSQYGSLYSESVSDSEGFWRREGGRVDWIKPFTKVKDVNFDLGHVSINWYADGTLNVAANCVDRHLATRGDQTAIIWEPDDPKDAAKHITYKQLHASVCKMANVLESLGVRRGDRVVIYLPMIPEAAYAMLACARIGAIHSIVFAGFSPDALSARINGCDAKLVITADHAPRGGRATALKSNTDAALLHCKDTVKCLVVKRTGGQTTWIDGRDYDCGEMMLEASDISHPAEMNAEDPLFILYTSGSTGQPKGVVHTSGGYLTYAAMTHEIVFDYHDGDVFWCTADVGWVTGHSYIVYGPLANGATTIMFEGVPTYPDASRFWQVCEKHKVNQFYTAPTAIRALMGQGKSFVEGCDLSDLKVLGTVGEPINPEAWNWYNDVVGKGKCPIVDTWWQTETGGHLMTPLPGAHEMKPGSAMKPFFGIKPMVLEPASGEVLEGNDVEGVLVIADSWPGQMRTIWGDHERFEKTYFSDYKGYYFTGDGCKRDADGDYWITGRVDDVINVSGHRMGTAEVESALVAHAKVAEAAVVGYPHAIKGQGIYCYVTLMNGEEPSDELYQELRKWVRTEIGPIASPDLIQWAPGLPKTRSGKIMRRILRKIAEDDFATLGDTSTLADPTVVTDLITNRMNKQDA, encoded by the coding sequence ATGCCTGACACAAAAAACGCCCCGAAAGCCTATCCACCATCCGCCGATATGGTGGCAAACGCCCACGTCACGTTATCGCAATACGGATCGTTGTATTCGGAGTCTGTTTCGGATTCTGAGGGGTTTTGGCGGCGTGAGGGGGGGCGGGTTGACTGGATCAAGCCTTTCACCAAGGTCAAGGATGTGAATTTCGATCTCGGCCATGTGTCGATCAACTGGTACGCGGATGGCACCTTGAATGTGGCGGCCAATTGCGTGGACCGGCATCTGGCCACGCGCGGCGATCAGACCGCGATCATCTGGGAGCCGGATGACCCCAAGGATGCCGCCAAACATATCACCTACAAGCAGTTGCACGCTTCGGTCTGCAAGATGGCCAATGTGCTGGAAAGCCTTGGCGTGCGGCGCGGCGACCGGGTGGTGATCTACCTGCCGATGATCCCCGAGGCGGCCTATGCGATGCTCGCCTGCGCGCGGATCGGCGCGATCCACTCCATCGTCTTTGCCGGGTTTTCGCCCGATGCGCTTTCGGCGCGGATCAATGGCTGTGACGCCAAACTCGTCATCACCGCCGATCACGCCCCGCGCGGCGGGCGGGCCACAGCCCTCAAATCCAACACGGACGCCGCCCTGCTGCACTGCAAGGACACGGTCAAATGCCTCGTCGTCAAGCGCACCGGCGGGCAGACCACCTGGATCGACGGGCGCGATTACGACTGCGGCGAGATGATGCTGGAGGCCTCGGATATCTCCCACCCCGCCGAGATGAACGCCGAAGACCCGCTGTTCATCCTCTATACCTCCGGCTCCACCGGCCAGCCCAAGGGCGTCGTGCACACTTCGGGCGGGTATTTGACCTATGCCGCCATGACCCATGAGATCGTGTTTGATTATCACGATGGCGACGTCTTCTGGTGCACGGCGGATGTGGGCTGGGTGACGGGCCACAGCTATATCGTCTACGGGCCGCTGGCCAATGGCGCGACCACCATCATGTTCGAGGGCGTGCCGACCTACCCCGATGCCAGCCGCTTCTGGCAGGTCTGCGAAAAGCATAAAGTAAACCAGTTCTACACTGCCCCCACCGCCATCCGCGCACTGATGGGACAGGGCAAATCCTTTGTCGAAGGGTGCGATCTGAGTGACCTCAAGGTGCTGGGCACCGTGGGTGAGCCGATCAATCCAGAGGCCTGGAACTGGTACAATGACGTCGTGGGCAAGGGCAAATGCCCCATCGTCGACACCTGGTGGCAGACCGAGACGGGCGGCCATCTGATGACCCCCCTGCCCGGCGCGCATGAGATGAAACCCGGCTCCGCGATGAAGCCCTTCTTTGGCATCAAGCCGATGGTGCTGGAGCCCGCCTCGGGCGAAGTCCTTGAGGGCAATGACGTGGAGGGCGTGTTGGTCATCGCCGACAGCTGGCCCGGCCAGATGCGCACCATCTGGGGCGATCACGAACGGTTCGAAAAGACCTACTTCTCTGATTACAAAGGCTATTACTTCACCGGGGATGGCTGCAAACGTGACGCAGACGGTGATTACTGGATCACGGGCCGCGTCGATGATGTGATCAACGTCTCAGGCCACCGCATGGGCACCGCAGAGGTCGAAAGCGCGCTGGTCGCCCACGCCAAAGTCGCCGAAGCCGCCGTCGTGGGATACCCCCACGCGATCAAGGGGCAAGGCATCTACTGCTACGTCACGCTCATGAACGGCGAAGAGCCCAGCGATGAACTCTATCAGGAATTGCGCAAATGGGTCCGCACCGAAATCGGCCCCATCGCGTCGCCTGACCTCATCCAATGGGCCCCCGGCCTGCCCAAAACACGCTCAGGCAAGATCATGCGCCGCATCCTGCGCAAAATCGCCGAAGACGACTTCGCAACCCTCGGAGACACCTCAACCCTCGCAGACCCAACCGTCGTCACAGACCTCATCACAAACCGAATGAACAAACAGGACGCTTGA
- a CDS encoding flavin reductase family protein, which produces MSGAHSFEPTLDHTRALRDAFGCFGTGVTIVCAQTPDGPVGMTANSFSAISLDPPLVLWAPSSSSKRHAAFVAAQHFCVHILAAEQLKMAKHFASNGTDFDTFDWHEGPFGAPTLKGCLTEFHCDTDAIHPAGDHSLILGRVRHVVHDTSGGNGLLFDQGRFGQFTPAVVAD; this is translated from the coding sequence GTGAGCGGGGCGCATTCGTTTGAGCCGACCTTGGATCATACCCGTGCACTGCGCGACGCATTCGGGTGTTTTGGCACCGGAGTGACAATCGTTTGTGCCCAAACACCGGACGGCCCTGTCGGTATGACAGCCAATTCGTTTTCCGCCATTTCGCTTGATCCACCGCTAGTGCTTTGGGCACCGTCCAGCAGTTCAAAGCGGCATGCGGCCTTTGTGGCGGCCCAGCATTTCTGCGTTCATATTCTTGCAGCAGAACAACTGAAAATGGCCAAGCACTTTGCCAGCAATGGCACGGACTTTGACACCTTTGACTGGCACGAAGGACCCTTTGGTGCGCCAACACTCAAGGGCTGTCTGACAGAGTTTCATTGCGACACAGATGCCATCCATCCGGCTGGTGATCACTCACTCATCCTTGGACGTGTGCGCCATGTTGTGCACGATACCAGTGGCGGGAACGGACTGTTGTTTGATCAGGGGCGTTTTGGGCAGTTCACACCCGCTGTCGTCGCGGATTAA
- a CDS encoding translocation/assembly module TamB domain-containing protein encodes MRYLLIIAVTLTLLPLSLAAQDDEDGGGFLTRTIEGALSGAGREVNIVGFAGALSSEATFDTMTIADAEGIWLTLEEVSLIWSRTALLRGRLKVDSLTARSLQVARLPIAEEQPVEIPSAEAEEFSLQLPELPVSINIDAFEVSEIDLGEPILGAAARLSLKASARLDDEGLFLDLVADRIDEVAGTFALRTNVERDGAEIDLNLTLSEAADGITAKLLNLPDRPSVDLSVAGIGPLDDFTADIALSTAGQPRLAGQVALRAEESAIVDAGPDRRIRADLGGDITSLIAPEYHDFFGPDVALKVETLLVADGSIDVQNFSIGAQAVDLTGRVQLNSDMWPSFVDVKGLIAQDGQDVVLPGSDAGITVGSIGLDISFDAQAGDAFKGVFDIDNLQHEAAQVASIDLILDGTLDGSVDSIGRFVTDLRLDATGVELSDESTAQALGDAINGFATINYVEGQPIEITNLSLSGPDFGLDGDVEIEGLDNGFPTNFDLAVVTQDLSRFAGLAGRPLSGAADLSVAGRVVPLSSMFDVKIAGTAQDIIVDIPQADALLTGRTELSLGAARDATGTFVRDLSLQNDALDVTADAALRSMGSEVVARVRLSDVALIAPQYQGPLSLDADAKQSQEGWQIEAALDAPYDARAVVSGLATGPDADLSFDVSIPEIQPLVPDAQGPVAAKGRLWQSAAGYQIDVKADVPFDGRLEVLGLATGPDAKVTFDASLPDMSVLVPDIGGPLALKGDLARAGEGWAVDTLLEGPAGMTATIAGTAAQDASTVDLEIDGELPLGLAGPFLAPRSLQGQAVFDLAVQGAPSLEALSGQISSSGARFSDPNLRLGLENLNTRIDLLSNTAQLNLGADFVTGGRAEVGGSVNLASLIGDLTVALRDAVLLDPNLYAATVGADITVNGPLTGGARIAGQIDLKEVNITVPGTGVTSIGSIPEIRHVGATRRATVTQSYAGVLPKEEKEERADAPAFPLAIDINAPSKLFVRGRGINAEMGGALSVRGDTNNIISSGSFDLIRGRLDIIGKRFELDEGSIQFQGSVTPYIRFVTTTDTPEGTASITVDGLADEPEITFSAIPEAPEDEVMSLILFGRYVSELSAFQALQLANGISQLSGRGGINVLGGLRSGAGLDELDVTTDEDGATSVSAGKYITDTIYTDVTNNSDKGTDISLNIDLTSDLKGKATVAEDGDSSVGFFFERDY; translated from the coding sequence TTGAGATATCTGCTGATCATTGCTGTCACACTGACGCTGTTGCCGCTGTCGCTCGCGGCACAGGATGACGAAGACGGTGGTGGCTTTTTGACACGCACCATTGAGGGCGCGTTATCGGGTGCTGGGCGTGAGGTGAACATCGTCGGCTTTGCCGGTGCGCTGAGTTCGGAGGCGACATTCGACACCATGACGATTGCCGATGCCGAGGGCATCTGGCTGACGCTGGAAGAGGTATCGCTGATCTGGAGCCGCACCGCCTTGCTGCGCGGACGCCTCAAGGTCGACAGCCTGACTGCACGGTCCCTGCAAGTGGCACGCCTGCCCATCGCCGAAGAGCAACCCGTCGAGATACCGTCCGCCGAGGCCGAAGAATTCAGTCTGCAACTGCCTGAACTGCCGGTGTCCATCAATATCGACGCGTTTGAAGTGTCAGAAATTGACCTTGGAGAACCCATTCTTGGCGCGGCGGCGCGCCTGTCCTTGAAAGCGAGCGCGCGTCTGGATGATGAGGGGTTGTTTCTGGACCTAGTGGCCGACCGTATCGACGAGGTCGCAGGCACATTCGCCCTGCGCACAAACGTCGAACGTGACGGCGCTGAGATTGATCTGAACCTGACACTGTCAGAGGCGGCGGATGGCATTACGGCGAAATTGCTCAACCTGCCTGATCGACCCTCGGTTGACCTCAGTGTCGCCGGTATTGGTCCGTTGGATGATTTCACCGCCGATATAGCTTTGTCGACTGCGGGGCAGCCGCGTCTCGCCGGGCAGGTGGCGTTGCGCGCCGAAGAAAGTGCCATCGTCGATGCGGGACCTGATCGCCGGATACGTGCTGATCTTGGCGGCGACATCACATCTCTGATCGCGCCCGAGTATCATGACTTCTTTGGTCCTGATGTTGCGCTGAAGGTCGAAACACTGCTGGTGGCCGACGGTTCAATTGATGTTCAGAACTTTAGCATCGGCGCGCAGGCTGTTGATCTGACAGGTAGAGTTCAATTGAATAGTGATATGTGGCCAAGCTTTGTCGATGTCAAAGGCCTGATCGCGCAGGATGGACAAGACGTTGTCTTGCCCGGCTCAGATGCGGGTATTACGGTTGGATCTATTGGTCTTGATATATCCTTCGACGCGCAGGCGGGCGATGCGTTCAAGGGTGTTTTTGACATCGATAATCTGCAGCATGAGGCCGCACAGGTTGCCAGCATTGACCTCATCCTTGATGGCACTTTGGATGGCAGTGTGGACAGTATCGGTCGTTTTGTGACGGATCTGCGTCTGGATGCAACCGGTGTGGAACTTAGCGATGAGAGCACGGCGCAGGCTCTGGGCGATGCAATCAACGGCTTTGCCACCATCAACTATGTCGAAGGCCAGCCAATCGAGATTACGAACCTGTCCCTGTCGGGTCCCGATTTCGGGCTGGACGGCGATGTTGAGATCGAAGGGTTGGACAATGGCTTTCCGACAAACTTTGATCTAGCTGTGGTGACGCAGGATTTATCGCGCTTTGCAGGGCTTGCAGGGCGGCCCCTGAGCGGTGCTGCCGATTTATCGGTGGCCGGGCGCGTTGTCCCGCTGTCCAGCATGTTTGATGTCAAGATCGCAGGAACGGCGCAGGATATTATCGTAGATATTCCCCAAGCTGACGCGTTGCTGACAGGACGCACCGAACTCTCTCTTGGTGCGGCGCGCGACGCCACGGGGACTTTTGTGCGGGACTTGTCGCTGCAGAACGATGCGTTGGATGTGACAGCGGATGCGGCGCTGCGCAGCATGGGCAGTGAGGTGGTAGCGCGCGTCAGGCTATCGGATGTCGCCCTTATCGCGCCGCAGTATCAGGGGCCTTTGTCGCTCGACGCTGATGCGAAACAGTCACAAGAGGGATGGCAGATCGAGGCCGCGCTCGATGCGCCCTACGATGCGCGCGCTGTTGTTTCGGGGCTGGCGACCGGGCCGGATGCTGATCTGAGTTTTGACGTCTCGATCCCGGAAATTCAGCCCCTTGTCCCGGATGCACAAGGTCCGGTTGCCGCTAAGGGGCGGCTTTGGCAGTCGGCTGCAGGCTATCAGATCGACGTCAAAGCGGACGTACCCTTTGACGGACGGCTTGAGGTTCTGGGCCTCGCCACCGGGCCCGATGCGAAAGTCACCTTTGACGCGAGCTTGCCCGATATGAGCGTGCTGGTGCCTGACATTGGTGGCCCCCTCGCGCTGAAGGGGGATTTGGCGCGCGCGGGCGAAGGTTGGGCCGTCGACACGCTGCTTGAGGGGCCTGCCGGAATGACCGCAACAATTGCCGGCACCGCAGCACAGGATGCAAGCACGGTTGATCTCGAGATTGACGGTGAATTACCACTCGGACTCGCGGGTCCGTTTCTGGCACCCCGCAGTCTGCAAGGGCAGGCGGTATTTGACCTCGCCGTTCAAGGTGCGCCGTCGCTTGAGGCTCTGAGCGGGCAAATCTCCAGTAGCGGTGCGCGGTTTTCGGACCCGAACCTGCGTCTTGGCCTCGAAAATCTGAACACGCGCATCGATTTGCTCAGCAACACGGCGCAACTGAATTTGGGGGCGGATTTCGTGACGGGGGGGCGGGCTGAGGTCGGCGGCTCTGTCAATCTGGCCAGTCTGATTGGCGATCTCACGGTGGCCCTGCGCGATGCTGTTCTGCTTGATCCGAATTTGTACGCAGCCACTGTAGGCGCAGATATCACCGTGAACGGTCCCTTGACGGGTGGTGCACGGATTGCAGGGCAGATTGATCTGAAAGAGGTCAATATAACCGTGCCGGGCACGGGGGTCACATCCATTGGCTCCATCCCCGAAATTCGCCATGTTGGTGCAACGCGCCGCGCCACGGTAACCCAGTCCTATGCGGGGGTTTTGCCAAAGGAAGAAAAAGAGGAAAGGGCCGATGCCCCGGCATTTCCACTGGCCATCGACATCAATGCCCCCTCGAAACTCTTTGTGCGTGGGCGCGGCATAAATGCCGAAATGGGCGGCGCTCTTTCTGTGCGCGGGGATACCAATAACATCATCTCGTCAGGCAGCTTTGATCTGATCCGTGGTCGCCTGGACATTATCGGCAAGCGTTTTGAACTGGATGAAGGGTCCATCCAGTTTCAGGGCAGTGTCACACCCTACATTCGCTTTGTCACAACCACTGACACCCCCGAGGGCACGGCCAGCATCACCGTAGATGGTCTCGCCGATGAGCCGGAAATCACCTTCAGCGCCATACCGGAGGCCCCGGAAGACGAAGTGATGTCGCTGATCCTGTTCGGGCGGTATGTATCCGAACTTTCGGCGTTCCAGGCTTTGCAGTTGGCGAATGGTATCTCTCAACTGTCTGGCCGTGGCGGCATCAACGTGCTTGGCGGTTTGCGAAGCGGTGCGGGACTGGATGAGCTGGACGTCACGACCGATGAGGATGGTGCAACCTCCGTGTCGGCGGGGAAATACATCACGGATACGATTTATACGGATGTAACGAACAACAGCGACAAGGGCACCGATATTTCGCTGAATATCGATCTGACCAGCGATCTCAAAGGCAAGGCGACCGTGGCCGAAGACGGCGACAGCAGTGTGGGTTTCTTTTTCGAACGGGACTATTAA
- a CDS encoding autotransporter assembly complex protein TamA, giving the protein MAMCNASWGTWNIYALASALCIGFGGSALAYEATLSGPLDEELAAELEGGSLLIEQSLLEETPDVREIVSSAQADYRRLLAVLYSKGYFGPTIEIKLDGREAASILAVTPPARVSKATISVDPGRQFRFGTVEISPLSQNMTLPDALKNGETASITSLQSAAASAVSGWRDEGHAKAEVTDQQITARHRSAEIDAKVRIDPGPKLTFGALRVRGESAVRRERIIEIAGLPEGEQFSPEEIKDAAARLRRSGAFRSVAMIEGEVSDTGDTLPINLRVADNKPRRLGFGGEFATIEGVTLSGFWLHRNIFGGAESLRFDAEIGGIGGDTGGIDYLLGTRFERPATFRKDINFFALGEVEQEDEPNYFSRRVSVGAGFTYFATDEHTYRFGLGFSRAITEDAFGDSDYTIFLLPVGATYDYRNNELDARRGFYADAKLTPFVAIAGTDNGLLSELDFRTYLTAGETSPTTLALRAQLGSLVGPSLRDAPADFLFYSGGGGTVRGQDFESLGVDVGGGDIVGGRSFLGLSAEVRLRTTGSLGYVGFVDAGYIGEESFPDGSGEWHSGAGLGIRYETPIGPLRFDVGVPTSGDTDGENFQLYFGIGHSF; this is encoded by the coding sequence ATGGCGATGTGCAACGCGTCTTGGGGCACTTGGAATATCTATGCGCTCGCGTCGGCACTTTGCATCGGTTTCGGCGGATCTGCCTTAGCGTATGAAGCGACGCTTTCGGGCCCTCTGGACGAAGAGCTTGCCGCTGAGCTGGAAGGTGGCTCGCTCTTGATCGAGCAATCGCTGTTGGAGGAAACGCCGGATGTGCGCGAGATCGTGTCATCGGCACAGGCGGATTATCGTCGATTGCTCGCGGTGCTCTATAGCAAGGGTTATTTCGGCCCGACGATCGAGATCAAGCTGGATGGTCGCGAAGCCGCCTCCATTCTTGCGGTTACCCCGCCTGCGCGCGTATCCAAAGCGACCATCAGCGTTGATCCGGGGCGTCAATTCCGGTTTGGCACTGTTGAGATAAGCCCGCTGAGCCAGAATATGACGCTGCCCGATGCGTTGAAAAACGGCGAAACGGCGAGCATCACCTCGTTGCAATCCGCAGCGGCATCGGCGGTGTCGGGGTGGCGCGATGAGGGGCACGCCAAGGCCGAGGTCACGGATCAGCAAATCACGGCCCGCCACCGCAGCGCTGAAATTGACGCCAAGGTACGGATTGATCCCGGTCCCAAGCTGACCTTTGGCGCATTGCGCGTGCGTGGCGAGTCCGCGGTCAGACGCGAGCGGATCATCGAGATCGCAGGCCTGCCAGAGGGTGAGCAGTTTTCCCCCGAAGAGATCAAGGATGCCGCAGCGCGTTTGCGGCGCTCAGGTGCCTTCCGCTCCGTCGCGATGATCGAGGGCGAGGTTTCAGACACCGGCGACACGCTGCCGATCAATTTGCGCGTGGCGGATAACAAACCCCGTCGTCTGGGCTTTGGCGGTGAGTTTGCGACCATCGAGGGCGTCACACTGAGTGGTTTCTGGCTGCACCGGAACATTTTTGGCGGGGCAGAAAGCTTGCGCTTTGATGCCGAAATCGGCGGTATTGGGGGCGATACCGGGGGGATCGATTATTTGCTCGGGACGCGCTTTGAGCGACCCGCGACCTTCAGAAAAGACATTAACTTTTTTGCCTTGGGCGAGGTCGAGCAGGAAGATGAACCAAATTACTTTTCCCGGCGTGTTTCTGTAGGCGCAGGGTTTACGTATTTTGCAACGGATGAGCACACATACCGTTTCGGTCTCGGCTTTAGCCGCGCCATAACCGAAGACGCCTTTGGCGACAGCGATTACACGATTTTTCTTTTGCCCGTAGGCGCGACCTATGATTATCGCAACAATGAGCTTGACGCGCGGCGCGGCTTTTACGCGGATGCGAAGCTCACGCCATTTGTTGCCATCGCAGGTACTGACAACGGTTTGCTCTCTGAACTGGATTTTCGCACCTATCTGACCGCTGGCGAAACCAGCCCCACAACGCTTGCGCTGCGGGCGCAACTGGGGTCTTTGGTCGGACCTTCCTTGCGCGATGCACCTGCGGACTTCCTGTTCTATTCAGGGGGCGGGGGCACGGTGCGGGGGCAGGATTTTGAATCCCTTGGCGTTGATGTGGGCGGCGGTGACATTGTGGGTGGCCGCTCTTTCCTCGGGCTGTCCGCTGAGGTTCGTTTGCGCACCACTGGCAGTCTTGGGTATGTTGGCTTTGTAGATGCAGGCTACATCGGTGAGGAATCATTTCCGGATGGATCGGGCGAGTGGCACAGTGGTGCAGGCCTCGGTATCAGATACGAAACACCGATTGGGCCGTTGCGTTTTGATGTCGGGGTGCCGACAAGTGGTGATACGGATGGAGAGAACTTCCAACTTTACTTCGGAATAGGTCATTCGTTTTGA
- a CDS encoding DUF3307 domain-containing protein: MSDVLGALIILLCLLQAKHMFADYFLQTRSMLDGRHIYLHGGRLLHAGVHAAGSALAFVVMGAPLVLVLLMAVGEWIAHFHIDWAKGRYTATRKLTPDDAAYWRATGADQALHQLTYIIMVWCWLTYGIGA, from the coding sequence TTGAGCGATGTTCTTGGGGCTTTGATTATTCTCCTCTGTTTGCTGCAAGCAAAACACATGTTTGCCGATTATTTCCTGCAAACCCGATCAATGCTGGACGGACGGCATATCTATCTGCATGGGGGGCGGTTGTTGCATGCAGGTGTTCATGCTGCGGGCTCTGCTCTGGCCTTTGTTGTTATGGGCGCGCCGCTGGTGCTGGTCCTCTTGATGGCTGTTGGCGAATGGATCGCGCATTTCCACATTGATTGGGCGAAAGGGCGCTACACGGCGACGCGCAAGCTAACGCCTGACGACGCTGCCTATTGGCGGGCAACGGGGGCTGATCAGGCCTTGCATCAGCTGACCTATATCATCATGGTCTGGTGCTGGCTGACCTACGGGATCGGCGCCTAG